The ANME-2 cluster archaeon genome contains a region encoding:
- a CDS encoding ABC transporter permease, which translates to MWNKIKSLRNILDGLIPIIIFILVWESIVRLHIVPEYIFPSFSAVIREFYHLTVNGVLLNNLASSLFRVLAGFLLGSMAGIMMGTVMGCRQIMNRSFNPIFSLLYPIPTLGWAPLLMIWIGINEMLPIILIFLCSFFPVLYNTITGIRSVDSDVIKAARTLGASDRKILTSIILPLAVPNIFTGLRLEAGMAWRVVIAAEMVAIPTGIGALLIRSESLLRVDIIIVCLMVLSVMCLVFERFFQYIETKMTKEWR; encoded by the coding sequence ATGTGGAATAAAATAAAAAGTCTGCGAAATATACTGGATGGACTTATCCCGATCATCATATTTATCCTGGTATGGGAGAGCATTGTCAGGCTGCATATTGTTCCCGAATATATATTCCCTTCATTCTCTGCTGTGATAAGGGAATTCTACCACCTGACAGTTAATGGGGTCCTGCTGAATAATCTTGCAAGCAGCCTGTTCAGGGTACTGGCAGGATTTCTGCTTGGTTCTATGGCTGGTATTATGATGGGGACTGTGATGGGATGTAGGCAGATTATGAACAGGTCGTTTAACCCGATATTCAGTTTGCTCTATCCAATACCAACGCTTGGCTGGGCACCGCTGTTGATGATCTGGATAGGGATCAATGAGATGCTGCCCATCATATTGATATTCTTGTGTTCCTTCTTTCCTGTGCTCTATAACACGATCACAGGCATCAGGAGTGTTGATAGTGATGTCATCAAAGCGGCAAGAACCCTGGGTGCATCAGATCGAAAGATACTGACCAGTATTATCCTGCCGCTTGCCGTGCCAAACATCTTTACAGGGCTTAGACTTGAAGCCGGTATGGCATGGCGTGTTGTGATAGCAGCTGAGATGGTTGCGATCCCGACAGGCATCGGCGCACTGCTGATACGCTCGGAGAGTCTGCTTAGGGTGGATATTATCATCGTCTGCTTGATGGTGCTTTCGGTAATGTGCCTGGTCTTTGAGCGGTTCTTCCAGTATATCGAAACTAAAATGACAAAAGAATGGAGGTAG
- a CDS encoding P-II family nitrogen regulator produces MQLIRAIIRPEKVDEVVDSLDAKGFSAFTRIDVFGRGKQKGIQIGPTVYDELAKVMLMIAVNDDDSDEIVRIIEESARTGSFGDGKIFIGPIDEAYTIRTGEMGL; encoded by the coding sequence ATGCAGCTAATAAGAGCGATCATACGGCCCGAAAAAGTGGATGAAGTGGTGGACAGTCTCGATGCTAAGGGCTTCTCTGCATTTACCAGGATCGATGTCTTTGGCAGGGGTAAGCAGAAGGGTATACAAATCGGACCGACCGTTTATGATGAACTGGCAAAGGTGATGCTGATGATAGCTGTCAATGATGATGACAGCGATGAAATTGTCAGAATCATCGAAGAAAGTGCACGAACAGGAAGTTTCGGTGATGGTAAGATCTTTATCGGTCCGATAGATGAGGCGTATACCATCCGTACAGGCGAGATGGGACTATGA
- a CDS encoding P-II family nitrogen regulator, which translates to MKEVIAVLRMNKIQLTKDALAEAGYTCLTANLVYGRGKQKGLYINPLGNITPDDKRATIRFLPKRMLTLVVDDASVSPVVELIMQTNRTGMIGDGRIFVCPMNDAVRVRTGERGNDAL; encoded by the coding sequence ATGAAAGAAGTGATAGCCGTCCTCCGGATGAATAAGATACAGCTAACCAAGGATGCCCTGGCAGAGGCGGGATATACCTGCCTTACTGCCAACCTCGTCTACGGCCGCGGGAAACAGAAAGGATTATACATCAATCCGCTTGGCAATATCACACCCGATGATAAAAGAGCAACTATCAGGTTCCTTCCGAAAAGGATGCTCACCCTTGTGGTGGATGATGCATCCGTTTCACCAGTGGTTGAGTTGATCATGCAGACCAACCGGACCGGAATGATCGGTGATGGAAGGATATTTGTCTGTCCTATGAACGATGCGGTCCGTGTCCGGACAGGAGAGCGGGGTAATGATGCACTGTAA
- a CDS encoding DUF128 domain-containing protein encodes MTEFTTQRLIIGILKTIYENNDPIGARLIADKMDGRGYSLGERGVRYHLKILDANGFTQRVGYSGRIITKKGIAEINNALVGDRMGFVISRIHEMLYSTTFDPYKKSGNIIINLSIMDQDDLDRNKELIHTVIQKGYTVSPRCHIFEGGENVSNIAIPQGSVGIATICALTIDGVLLKQGIPIETKYGGIIQVDNGTPVRFTDLISYTGTSLDPITIFMSKRMTDVMGILENDSGLLLGNLREAPIIAHEKIMDIISLLNGADIGGVIGHIHAGDTVLSAPISPGKIGIPIYAGVNPLAVLVEKGIEVTTHPVSLIMDYSEMNTIF; translated from the coding sequence ATGACTGAATTTACTACCCAAAGATTAATAATCGGGATATTGAAAACAATTTATGAAAACAATGATCCTATAGGTGCACGGCTGATTGCTGATAAAATGGATGGTAGGGGATATTCCCTGGGGGAAAGGGGTGTCAGGTATCACCTGAAGATACTGGATGCCAATGGATTTACCCAAAGGGTAGGCTATTCCGGAAGGATCATTACAAAAAAGGGGATTGCTGAGATAAACAATGCTCTTGTCGGGGATAGGATGGGTTTTGTCATCAGCCGTATCCATGAAATGCTATACAGTACGACTTTTGATCCCTATAAAAAAAGCGGGAACATAATCATCAATCTGTCTATTATGGATCAAGATGATCTGGATAGAAATAAGGAATTGATCCATACCGTTATCCAGAAAGGTTATACGGTCAGTCCAAGGTGCCATATTTTTGAAGGAGGGGAAAATGTTTCTAATATCGCCATCCCGCAAGGATCAGTAGGGATTGCTACCATATGCGCTTTAACCATTGATGGGGTCCTTCTTAAACAGGGTATTCCTATTGAGACCAAATATGGAGGTATCATCCAGGTAGATAATGGTACACCTGTGCGTTTCACAGATTTGATATCATATACTGGGACTTCACTTGACCCGATCACGATATTCATGTCTAAAAGGATGACAGATGTTATGGGTATATTGGAAAATGATAGCGGCCTACTTCTGGGCAACCTTAGGGAAGCCCCTATTATTGCTCATGAAAAAATCATGGATATTATTTCCCTGCTTAATGGGGCAGATATCGGTGGTGTTATCGGACATATTCATGCAGGGGATACAGTTCTTTCTGCCCCCATCAGTCCGGGTAAAATTGGAATACCCATATATGCCGGAGTTAACCCTCTGGCGGTATTGGTTGAAAAGGGGATTGAAGTGACAACACATCCGGTCAGTTTGATAATGGATTATAGTGAAATGAATACAATATTTTAG
- a CDS encoding P-II family nitrogen regulator yields MSEMRKIEAIIRPMKLEDVKTALSDAGFVSITVSEVKGRGQQKGLVQQWRGREYCVDLLPKTRIEIVLLEQDVDRVIKIIRDTAATGNIGDGKIFVIPIETAIRIRTSEIGEDAL; encoded by the coding sequence ATGAGTGAAATGAGAAAGATAGAGGCAATTATACGACCAATGAAACTGGAAGATGTAAAAACCGCGCTGAGTGATGCTGGATTTGTGAGTATTACTGTGAGCGAGGTCAAAGGACGCGGACAGCAGAAAGGACTTGTCCAGCAGTGGCGCGGAAGGGAATACTGCGTAGACCTGCTTCCAAAAACCAGGATTGAGATCGTGTTGTTAGAGCAGGATGTGGATCGTGTGATCAAGATCATCCGGGATACGGCTGCCACTGGAAATATCGGTGATGGTAAGATATTCGTAATCCCTATTGAAACAGCCATACGTATCAGAACCTCCGAGATTGGCGAGGACGCGCTTTAG
- a CDS encoding ABC transporter substrate-binding protein gives MRRNYPVLLRMGLLGLLILAVLASGCMEKSSDIGMAVEFNDHAACAYVARENNWYEDEGINLTTYENYATGMQLTSALARGDIQVAYICLSPAILAYSRGVPLVIVAGSHKHGYGLVASPDITNISDLNGATIGCVREGGMVDILLNRMIREYDLKDVRIQRMEPLKQVIALETGRIDAAFLPEHHATAAESNGFHMLITSHELWDDMQGSVLIVKQELIEDDPKTVRKLVQVTQRATDRINDDPDEAAAVLAEELDTELEIIKKSMGRLNYTTQIDAGSVQEMIDFMVELGYIEEGMKAEDMLDTTFLGEDI, from the coding sequence ATGCGTCGTAATTACCCAGTACTGTTGAGGATGGGTTTACTAGGTTTACTCATCCTGGCAGTCCTTGCGTCAGGTTGTATGGAGAAAAGCAGTGATATCGGCATGGCTGTTGAGTTCAATGACCACGCCGCATGTGCTTATGTAGCAAGGGAGAACAACTGGTACGAAGATGAAGGGATCAATCTAACAACTTACGAGAACTATGCCACAGGAATGCAGCTTACCAGTGCACTTGCAAGGGGTGACATACAGGTTGCCTATATCTGTCTGTCTCCGGCTATACTTGCATATTCAAGGGGCGTTCCGTTGGTGATCGTTGCCGGATCACATAAACACGGCTATGGCCTGGTTGCCAGTCCTGATATCACAAATATCTCTGATCTGAATGGTGCAACCATAGGATGCGTGCGGGAAGGCGGCATGGTGGATATCCTGCTAAACCGCATGATCAGGGAATATGATCTCAAGGATGTCCGGATCCAGCGAATGGAACCTTTAAAACAAGTCATTGCCCTGGAAACGGGCAGGATCGATGCAGCATTTTTGCCTGAGCATCATGCAACTGCTGCCGAGTCCAACGGCTTTCACATGCTTATCACAAGCCATGAACTGTGGGATGATATGCAGGGCAGTGTCCTGATCGTTAAGCAAGAACTTATTGAAGACGATCCCAAAACCGTAAGAAAACTGGTTCAGGTTACACAGAGAGCAACTGACCGGATAAATGATGATCCGGATGAAGCGGCTGCAGTCCTTGCTGAAGAACTGGACACCGAACTTGAGATTATTAAAAAATCGATGGGCCGGCTGAATTACACCACCCAAATCGATGCAGGGTCTGTCCAGGAGATGATCGACTTCATGGTTGAACTTGGGTATATCGAAGAGGGTATGAAAGCCGAGGATATGCTGGATACTACATTCCTGGGGGAAGATATATGA
- a CDS encoding ABC transporter ATP-binding protein encodes MPDIELKNISNYVFNGLNMEIFDKELLVVIGQNGAGKSTLLNIIAGLVDYEGSVLFDGVSVNRMLTDKRRVGYLFQNLALFPHLDVASNIGYGPAVNGSGRENIAQSVDELLRLMKIEHLRDRYPKNLSGGERQRVALARTLAVSPRVLLLDEPFSSLDTGMCSCIRQEIKRIQRGLGITTVLVTHDMAEAKEMGDRIVTINGGEVHEVADLQPEHGCSGCTIDCHCKR; translated from the coding sequence ATGCCGGATATTGAATTGAAGAATATCAGTAATTATGTATTCAATGGTCTGAACATGGAAATATTTGATAAGGAGTTGCTGGTCGTGATCGGTCAAAACGGAGCAGGAAAATCAACACTGCTTAATATCATTGCCGGGCTTGTGGATTATGAAGGTAGCGTGCTCTTTGACGGGGTTTCGGTCAACAGGATGTTAACCGATAAGCGGCGGGTCGGTTATCTATTCCAGAATCTTGCACTGTTTCCGCATCTTGATGTTGCATCCAATATAGGATATGGACCTGCAGTGAACGGCAGCGGAAGGGAAAACATTGCACAGAGTGTGGACGAATTGCTCAGGTTAATGAAGATCGAGCATCTGAGAGACCGCTATCCAAAGAATTTGAGCGGAGGGGAGCGCCAGAGGGTGGCTCTGGCACGGACGCTTGCCGTATCGCCGCGGGTACTGCTCCTTGATGAGCCATTCAGCAGTCTGGACACTGGAATGTGCAGTTGTATCAGGCAGGAGATCAAAAGGATACAGAGGGGGCTTGGGATCACAACTGTGCTTGTTACACATGACATGGCAGAGGCTAAAGAGATGGGGGACAGGATAGTGACTATAAATGGTGGAGAGGTCCATGAGGTGGCTGATCTTCAGCCTGAACACGGATGTAGCGGGTGCACTATTGATTGTCACTGCAAGAGGTGA
- a CDS encoding ammonium transporter: MVQNNIIKKCCSVVLLSLILGTVIMTLVAPVSAATVDENTDSIISVQTALTFVWLLMCGGLVFLMHAGFSLVEAGLTRTKNTANILMKNLMTICLGVLIYWLVGWAVMYGDDVAGLFGFSQFFLSGADNALWNSWFFQMVFAATGATIVSGAMAERTKFKAYLVFTVLLVAIIYPVYGHWVWSGADLALLTGDGSPLVQLAGASFHDFAGSGVVHSIGGYAALAGVIVLGPRLGKFKNKKPVAIPGHSITLAFLGTLLLWWGWLGFNCGSTLDGSDAYMNLVVVNTFLAAAAAAVIAMLITWAKTGKPDPSLTANGVLAGLVAITAPCGSVENWAAILIGLIAGAIVYAGVMFNESVLKVDDPVGAIAVHGYCGTWGVLSVGIFSVGMGNGILADAVYAAGAPGLLYGGVSQFVIQAIGALAAIIWAFVVAFIVFKIIDVIIGLRVSETEEIEGLDITEHGIRAYPEYIIE; the protein is encoded by the coding sequence ATGGTGCAAAATAATATTATCAAAAAATGTTGCAGTGTAGTATTACTATCACTAATACTTGGAACTGTAATCATGACGCTTGTCGCGCCCGTATCTGCGGCAACCGTTGATGAAAATACCGACTCGATCATCAGTGTGCAGACCGCTCTGACATTTGTCTGGCTGCTGATGTGTGGTGGGCTTGTCTTCCTGATGCATGCCGGTTTCTCGCTTGTTGAAGCCGGGCTCACCAGGACAAAGAACACCGCAAATATCCTCATGAAGAACCTGATGACGATCTGTCTCGGTGTCCTGATCTACTGGCTGGTGGGCTGGGCAGTCATGTACGGAGATGACGTCGCAGGTCTTTTCGGATTCAGCCAGTTCTTCCTGAGCGGTGCTGATAACGCTCTCTGGAACTCATGGTTCTTCCAGATGGTCTTTGCAGCGACAGGTGCGACTATCGTATCAGGTGCCATGGCAGAGCGAACTAAGTTTAAAGCATACCTGGTCTTCACCGTGCTGCTCGTTGCGATCATCTACCCTGTCTACGGACATTGGGTATGGTCCGGAGCTGATCTCGCACTTCTGACAGGGGATGGAAGTCCGCTCGTCCAACTGGCCGGTGCAAGTTTTCATGACTTTGCAGGCTCAGGGGTCGTACACTCGATCGGTGGCTATGCAGCCCTTGCCGGTGTGATCGTACTGGGTCCCAGGCTCGGCAAGTTCAAAAATAAGAAACCTGTAGCTATTCCAGGTCACAGCATTACGCTTGCATTCCTTGGAACGCTGCTTCTATGGTGGGGCTGGCTCGGTTTTAACTGTGGCTCGACCCTTGACGGCAGCGACGCTTACATGAACCTTGTGGTTGTAAATACATTCCTTGCAGCTGCTGCTGCTGCTGTGATCGCAATGCTTATTACATGGGCAAAGACCGGAAAGCCAGACCCATCGCTCACTGCGAACGGTGTGCTTGCAGGACTTGTCGCGATCACCGCGCCCTGCGGCTCTGTTGAGAACTGGGCAGCGATCCTTATCGGCCTTATTGCAGGCGCAATCGTCTATGCCGGTGTGATGTTCAATGAATCCGTCCTCAAGGTCGATGACCCGGTCGGTGCGATCGCTGTACACGGTTACTGCGGTACATGGGGTGTCCTGTCAGTCGGGATATTCTCTGTTGGCATGGGTAACGGAATACTTGCAGATGCAGTATATGCGGCAGGTGCACCCGGATTGTTGTACGGTGGTGTGAGCCAGTTCGTGATCCAGGCTATAGGAGCACTCGCAGCCATTATCTGGGCATTTGTGGTGGCTTTTATCGTGTTCAAGATCATCGATGTGATCATAGGACTACGTGTGTCTGAGACTGAGGAGATAGAAGGACTGGACATTACAGAACACGGGATACGGGCGTACCCCGAATACATAATCGAGTGA
- a CDS encoding GNAT family N-acetyltransferase: protein MYLREMETDDLGILLDMAHVEGWSSEIFEFELYHKLNPGGCFTSIADKKVVGGVMTFTYPNSGWIGNLIVEKKYRLKGFGKALFCRGLRHLSSLPTIFLCASPMAVGLYSEFGFRKVSNINRWEHKVMTLNVPGTNRNLELVLAMDSKYWREDRSLMLSRMLTNRSYVFNEGAWLGFGLVDDHWTIGPWEAYNKDSALDLLKGAIVDGNDQRILVDVPAQNTGAWDILTIMGFEVVGKTVLMCRGLLPDIAFGNIYGLASMGSKG from the coding sequence ATGTATTTAAGGGAGATGGAAACTGATGATCTTGGTATCCTGCTTGATATGGCACATGTTGAGGGGTGGTCATCAGAAATATTTGAATTCGAACTTTACCATAAGCTTAATCCTGGCGGATGTTTTACCTCTATTGCAGATAAAAAAGTAGTGGGGGGCGTTATGACATTCACTTATCCCAACAGCGGCTGGATAGGTAATCTGATTGTTGAGAAAAAATACCGCCTCAAGGGATTCGGGAAAGCCCTTTTTTGCAGGGGTCTGCGACACTTGTCCTCCTTGCCTACAATTTTCTTGTGCGCATCTCCAATGGCAGTGGGATTATATTCAGAATTCGGGTTCAGGAAAGTATCGAACATCAACAGGTGGGAACATAAAGTTATGACCCTTAATGTGCCTGGGACTAACAGGAATCTTGAACTTGTGCTTGCTATGGATAGTAAGTACTGGCGTGAGGATAGGTCGCTGATGCTATCTCGGATGCTGACAAACCGCTCTTATGTATTCAATGAGGGTGCATGGCTGGGATTCGGACTGGTGGATGACCACTGGACCATAGGGCCGTGGGAGGCATACAATAAAGATTCTGCACTTGACCTCTTAAAAGGGGCCATTGTAGATGGCAACGACCAGCGTATACTGGTGGATGTACCTGCACAGAATACGGGGGCATGGGATATACTGACAATTATGGGTTTTGAAGTTGTTGGCAAAACAGTGCTTATGTGCAGGGGCCTGCTTCCTGATATTGCCTTTGGCAATATCTATGGTCTTGCCAGTATGGGTTCAAAGGGATGA
- the cfbC gene encoding Ni-sirohydrochlorin a,c-diamide reductive cyclase ATP-dependent reductase subunit: MRQIAMYGKGGIGKSTTTQNLTATLADMGSSILQIGCDPKADSTRMLMGGRRQPTVLDTLREVGAENVTLEEILHEGFKGIKCVEAGGPEPGVGCAGRGVITAIKLLETLGAYDEDLDFVFYDVLGDVVCGGFAMPMREGYAKEIYIVASGEMMALYAANNICKGIVKFAEEGEIRLGGIICNSRNVENELALMEAFSERIGSHLVHFVPRDNIVQQAEIRKKTVIEYDPTCNQADEYRTLARNILENDKFVIPEPITMDELEGMMTEFGVV, from the coding sequence ATGAGACAAATAGCAATGTATGGGAAAGGTGGCATCGGCAAGTCAACGACCACTCAGAACCTGACTGCAACACTTGCAGATATGGGCAGCAGTATCCTGCAGATAGGGTGCGACCCGAAGGCAGATTCGACACGTATGCTGATGGGCGGAAGAAGACAACCCACCGTACTTGACACTCTGCGAGAGGTCGGGGCAGAGAATGTGACGCTTGAAGAGATCCTGCATGAAGGTTTCAAGGGAATAAAATGCGTCGAGGCAGGAGGACCTGAGCCAGGCGTTGGTTGCGCTGGAAGAGGTGTGATCACCGCGATAAAACTGCTTGAGACACTGGGCGCATATGACGAAGATCTTGACTTTGTCTTCTACGATGTCCTTGGTGACGTGGTCTGCGGCGGATTTGCCATGCCGATGCGTGAGGGATATGCAAAGGAGATCTATATCGTGGCATCCGGGGAGATGATGGCTCTATATGCTGCCAACAACATCTGCAAGGGAATCGTCAAGTTTGCAGAAGAAGGTGAGATCAGGCTTGGAGGCATTATCTGCAACAGCCGCAATGTCGAGAACGAACTGGCGCTAATGGAAGCGTTTTCCGAGCGCATCGGGAGTCACCTCGTGCATTTTGTGCCAAGGGACAACATCGTCCAGCAGGCAGAGATACGGAAAAAGACCGTGATCGAGTACGACCCGACCTGCAATCAGGCAGATGAATACCGCACACTGGCCAGGAACATCCTCGAAAATGATAAATTTGTGATCCCTGAGCCGATCACGATGGATGAACTGGAAGGCATGATGACCGAATTCGGGGTCGTTTGA
- a CDS encoding nitrogenase component I subunit alpha, which yields MPLTLLECDKPIPEREKHTYIKKSGESIVPACNVQTTPGDLTERGCTYAGCMGVVGGPVKDVIHLVHGPIGCAFYTWGGGRRQNLSDNTEFHRKYCFSTSMQEANIIFGGEQKLHKAILEAYERFPDVNGVFVYATCVIGLIGDDINNVCKQASKEIGVPVIPFSCEGFRGVSQSLGHHIANDVIFERIVGTKEPDEVTPYDINIIGDYNIQGDLWIIAPLFEAMGLRILCTFTGNASIDDLAMAHRAKLNVMHCQRSTPYICQLMEEKYELPYMPVSLFGIEQTSKALRDVASFFGLEDKAEEVIESEVAKILPEIEYYKEQLRGKRVFIYQGAPRAWHWIKLMEELGMEVVGAATTFGHTDDYEKIIERIGDGALVIDNPNSVELREILIGYKPDLFISGLKEKFLAYKLGVPFVNGHSYERGPYAVYSGFLKFAKDIHTTINHPAWKLIEGRA from the coding sequence ATGCCGCTGACATTACTTGAATGTGATAAACCGATACCTGAACGGGAGAAACATACCTACATTAAAAAGTCAGGTGAATCCATCGTACCGGCGTGCAATGTCCAGACAACGCCTGGTGACCTGACCGAGCGCGGATGCACCTATGCAGGATGCATGGGCGTGGTCGGGGGTCCGGTAAAAGATGTCATACATCTGGTACACGGACCCATTGGCTGTGCTTTCTACACATGGGGCGGGGGACGCAGGCAGAACCTGTCCGATAACACGGAATTCCACCGGAAGTACTGCTTTTCGACAAGTATGCAGGAAGCAAACATCATATTTGGTGGAGAGCAGAAACTGCACAAAGCGATCCTTGAAGCATACGAGCGTTTTCCTGATGTGAACGGTGTGTTCGTCTATGCGACATGCGTGATCGGACTTATCGGGGACGATATAAATAATGTCTGCAAGCAGGCATCAAAAGAGATCGGAGTTCCTGTGATCCCGTTCAGTTGCGAAGGCTTTCGGGGCGTCAGCCAGTCACTCGGACACCACATTGCAAACGATGTTATCTTTGAGCGTATCGTGGGCACAAAAGAACCCGACGAAGTTACTCCGTATGACATAAACATCATCGGTGACTATAATATCCAGGGTGACCTGTGGATCATTGCTCCGTTATTCGAAGCGATGGGACTTAGAATACTCTGCACATTCACAGGAAATGCTTCGATCGATGATCTTGCCATGGCGCACAGAGCGAAGCTGAATGTCATGCACTGCCAGCGTTCCACTCCATATATCTGCCAGTTGATGGAAGAGAAATATGAACTTCCTTACATGCCGGTATCACTCTTTGGAATTGAGCAGACATCTAAGGCACTTCGTGATGTTGCATCCTTCTTCGGTCTTGAAGATAAGGCAGAGGAGGTCATAGAGAGTGAGGTTGCAAAAATACTACCTGAAATTGAGTATTACAAAGAACAACTCCGTGGAAAACGAGTCTTCATCTATCAGGGTGCGCCGCGTGCGTGGCACTGGATCAAGCTGATGGAGGAACTTGGAATGGAGGTAGTAGGCGCTGCAACGACGTTCGGGCACACCGATGACTATGAGAAGATCATCGAACGGATCGGTGATGGAGCCCTGGTGATCGACAACCCCAATTCAGTGGAACTTCGGGAGATCCTCATCGGATACAAGCCCGACCTCTTCATCTCAGGACTCAAGGAAAAGTTCCTTGCATACAAACTCGGGGTGCCATTCGTCAATGGTCACTCGTACGAGAGAGGACCGTATGCCGTGTACAGCGGATTTCTGAAGTTCGCAAAGGACATACACACGACGATCAACCATCCGGCATGGAAATTAATCGAGGGAAGAGCATGA